AAAATCCTCACTAATGTAGTGCATGGGGCAGCGCATGGCGCGCCGCGCCAGTGTATTTTCGCTGTCCAATTGTCCCAATTCGGCTTGGAAAATATAGTTTCATCCGGGCCCGTTCCTACATAGTATAAATACCTCAAAAACACGAATTTTAGAGGACTTTTGACCTACGGAAGATTGGAAGAGCATTGGAGACTCAAAACACAAGGATTCATCATTCTTTCCTCAACTCaacacccgagtttggattgaattcatgtttttttattattcaactttatttgtgatgaGTTTATCCATGAATATagagtagtttaccttagggtttgacggatatgatgttttgataaatatttgtggattttaactctagttctttgctttaattcgtttatggagctttgaattgattgcaactttattcaccagtttatttaatcgaaagaggaatgttttggtgattatctttgcattattttgtttggtttaattcagtgattcttttaaataatcaaaagagcttgttgaattgttgattaactcaagttaggagaatattcgagagacgttttcctaaaGACTAATCCATTAATGCATGCTTGCATATGTTCAcagtgcttatattagttcaccttgtagagttaagatttaatcgagagaggaatctTGACTACAcatttgaactaatcatcgagtgaattcgtgagaatcattagaacttTAGAGTGAATTGAaatagagttagatcccaaatagctatcttgcacGTATCCTTTCACGACCCttatttctcccattgatatgTCAGTGTACTCAACTCTTATCTTCTAGTGATCAATTGTTAATTGTTTTAGTTtcatagttaattttagttattaatcaccCCAACCAACGTGTTAATCATCCTGAATAGCGTTAAGCTAGAAATTActtgaacattgtttaaatccgATCCCTGTGAAGACGATAATTTTACtgtactatctttggctagcaaGCATTAATTTCGTATTGTATTTTGCGCTCATCGCCTCGCAGGAGACTTTTTGTCTAAAGTTGTTTTTTCACTAGGACCCTGGTGTGTCATTAGACTTGAGAGATCACAAATTTGAGGTTGTGAGAGAGTGAACTTTAAAAGCTGGTATTTTTTTAAGCAGGGGATGTGAATGGAAGTTTAGATATTGCGAGAACTATATGTATTATTTGCGTTTGTTTTTGGACCTTTGATAATCTACTTGAAAAGCTTGTCGTCATGGAATGCAGTTTTGAACTTCGCTAATGGAACAGGAGAAAAATTGTTATTAGGATAAAAAGATTAGGTGATAACAACTTATACTATTATTAACTATGAGTGTGATAAAAGAAGAAATATATATAGCTgataaaaatcttaaaaatagaACTGTTTTGGTTAACTGGAAATAGATAACAGGGAATGGAGGTTTGCAGATAAAATATGGATAATGATGGAAGTGGAAGTTGAAATATGAATATGAATATGAATATTTTAGTTTCTAGATATGTATCTCTAAGATGCTAGAGCTACTATCCtaaaaagtccacaatgacttaaaatcagtgttttaaaaggcgaggGCATAAGGCACGGTGTTTTATTTAATACGGGGCGAGGCAAAAGCCTCGAGACACGGGACGTAATCCCCACGgatctttaattttttaaatttatgcattaataatatagcattataacacaataaaaatataaaagatacattaaaagtttaaaaaactAAAAAGGATTAAAGAAtctcatataaaataaaatatttatcatgttttacaagtataaataatataatattattaaagttactatgaaatataaattaactataacctcttaactttcaaataattaaaaattgtaatttcttaaaaaaatattatcaaactgCATATTTTACTTCTTTAAAAGTAAATACTcaataaattttatcaacactgtaatttaaaatattaatccTTCACgagtaaatataaaattatttttaaatagtaaaataagaaatgtatgataattttgagagAAATAGAACTAAGATATGAAGATCTATCAagtaaagatataaattttggttatctaattttaaaagaaatattcaaatgatattcACTCTCCCGATGTTTTTAATTACTCCccccgttccagtttatgtgaacctatttcctttttgatctgttccaaaaagaatgacctctttctaaatttggaaacaatttagcttaaacatACTATTCTACTATTAATgaaaaacttttataaccacacaaatactttgaacccttttttgacttgtttaggatcataaatttcaaaagtcttaattttttcttaaactatgtGCTCACTCAAACAGGTTCACGTAAATTTAAATGGAGGGAATAATAAATATGCAATACTATGGTTCGTTATTTGAGTTGTTCACAATTTTTATATTCCTATAGATAAAAAGAACTTTAATCAttcatttgttaaagaattttaaGAGTCAACGGTGCAAATTAATGAATTCAATATATGATTTGCATAGGAACTATTTGGCTAGTCCCAAACATTGAGTGTTAGTTGTGTTTAGGGCGCACAGTCGGGCGCTTGGGGGCATAAGCCTGACAGAACTAAGCCCCACACATGAGTCTCAAGGCGTTTTGATAGTGCCCCGCCTCGGAACGAGTCCCGAGGCGAGTCCCAAAAAAGCCTTTTAAAACAGTGCTTAAAATCTGTTTCTCTTGGTGCTTGTAATTTTTTGACTCTAACATCTCATTAAATATTACATTGAATTAACCTTGACATTATACGATGGAGAACATTTAAAGACTCGAGAGCATATGCACTACATCATGTTACATGATTCAGATTACTTTCATTCATATGGTACCTTGGCAAATGATTTGACAAGTTGATTTTGGAACCGAAAGATTTATGTGTAGCTTATCGAATTGAAACAAGATAACTGATCAGCTTGATAAAATCTCATGTATCCTCGTTAAAATCTGTCattttgtggcttgaattatttccttatatttttaggaaacccataaTCCCTATAGATTTAGGAAAATCCCTTGTTCTAATATATTTGAGAAAGGAAAAACTATTGTCCTTATCAAATTGGAAAACCTTTCTCTTATAAGTTTGGGACTATTTGAgatctatatataggggttgtagttggGGATTTTATAGATTGTATTATGCTATTATTCTCGTTCATAGTGTAAAACTCTCTTTGCTTCtgccccgaggattaggcttagccgaacctTTTTAAATCCTtctgttgatttttcttctctatttgctttgtgtgtgatggtgtgctagttaacccacggtcttccgcaacaattggtatcagagtaatGTTCGGGTTTCTACATCTAATCTAGGGTAAGATGTCTTCGTAATCTTCTACAAAGTATGAAGTAGAGACGGGGTTCTAGTTTTAGTCTATGGAAGATTAGGATGAAATCGTCCCTGGTATTACAAGGGTTATGGAAAGCAATTGATGAGGATTTTTTTGATGAAATGAAAGAGACAGAAAAGGCAAACCTGAAGGAGAGGGTTTTGAGTGCGATTTTCATGAGCGTTACAGATAGTGTTCTTCGGaaaattgctgaagaaacttcTGCAGCAATGGCATAGAAGAAGCTGGAAGATCTGTATTCTAAGAAATCACTAACAAACCGCCTCTACCTGAAAAAAAGGTTATACAATCTCCGTATGAACGAAGGTATACCTATTAAATCTCACCTTGATgagtttaatttaattataatggATCTGAAGAACGTGAATATCAAAATTGAGAGTGAGGATCGGGCCTTGATTGTGTTATGTTCTTTACCACAGTCTTATGAACTTTTGCCGATACGCTGCTATATAGGAAAGATAATATTTCACTGGAAGATAttagtaatgcactaaaatctAAAGAGTTGAAAAAGAGCTTTCGAGACAACAGAATTGAGGGTGAGGTTCTTGTGATTAGAGGAAGAACGCAATAAAAGGACTTTAACAAGAAAAAGTCAACCGCAAATCAAAGTCTAGATCAAGAAAGCAAAActgttatgagtgtggggagtaaggtcactacaagagagattgtcctaaaGTGAAGGATAAAAGATGGAAGCAGAAAATAGATAATTCGGCAAATATTGTTGACACTGGCAATAATTTTGATAATAGTGACTATGTAGGGGAAGTCTGTGCTGTGAGTTCTAGTCATGGGCAGAATTCTTGGGTTCTTGATTCTGGTGCTACTTCCCACATGTGTCCACATAAGAATTGGTTTGCAACTTACAAGTAAATGAGTGGGACTGTCTATATGGGAGATGATAATCCATTACCAGTAAAGGGGATTGGTAACATCAAATTGAGAATGTTCGATGGAATTATCAGAAACATTGAGTGTTGGTATGTTCCTCGGATAAAGagaaatttgatttctctttcaacTTTGGATGATCAAGGATATAAATTTCACTCCGAGAATGGAATACTTAAAGTATGTAAAGTCTCCATGGTACTCATGAAGGGTAAACTGCATTCTAAATTGTATCATCTTCAGGCCAGTGTAGTTAAAGGGGAAACTGATGTAGCTTTTGAAAAAAGTGATCTGAATTAGTCTCAGTTATGGCACTTGCGACTTGGACAGTTATGGCACTTGCGACTTGGTCATATGAGTGATAAGAGATTGTCTTCGTTGAGTAAGCAAAATTTGCTGAATGGGTACAAAAATCAAGTTTTGAATTTATGTGAGCATTATGTGTTTGGTAAACAAATAAGGGTAAAGTTCATCAAGAAAGCCGAGCACAAGACCAGAGACAAGTTAGATTATATACATACAGACTTGTGGGGTCCAAACAGAGTTCCCTACAAGAATAGTGCCAGGTATTTAAGgactttgattgatgattactcaaggatGGTGGGGGTGTATTTTCTGAAAACAAAAGATGAGTCATTTCCGACATTTGTTAAATGGAAGACGATAGTTGAGAGGCAGACGGAAAGAAAAGTTAAGCGTCTTCGAACTGACAAAGGGTTAGAAATTTGCAATTTTGAGTTCGATAATTTATGCAGTAGAGAGGGCATAGTGAGACACCACACTTGTGTcggaacaccacaacaaaatggtattgcAGAACATGAATAGAACGCTTTGTGATAGGGCACAAAACATGCTTTCACACTCATGTGTTAGCAAGGATTTTTGGGCTGAAGCAATCAATACAGCTTATTATTTGGTCATCAGATCTCCATCCACATCTATTGAGttcaaaactccttttgaggtatgGTCCGGTTCGCCTgctgattattcaaatttaaggatATTTGGTTGTCCTGCTTATGCTCATGTGAGGGATGGAAAACTTGAGCCGAGGGCAAAGAAGTGCATATTTCTAAGGTATGCAACTGGAGTGAAAGGTTATAGGTTGTGGTGCACAGATCAAAAAACTCCAGGGCTAATTATCAGTAGGGATGTGACATTTAATGAATCTGCCTCACTGGACAGTCAGAAGGAGAAGGCAATAGCAAAAACAGATCATGGTGTCATTGACCGCATAAAGCTAGAAATTTAATCTCCACTAGCTCGGCCTAGTAGTTCTAAAGTAGAGAAATTGAATCTCCACTTGATCAAGATGATAATGTTGATGCACCTGCGTAACAACAACCATATAGCATTGCAACCATTTAGTCaaagacttaccaaaactagtcaagcacgtataaaaattgaaaaatcaaataaataaggttctttttctcaaagaatcacatgcaaaaatctccttccatatttttaagcgtgattagcaacattagatgcaagacggaaaggaaatttcatggatgaggtagcaaataaagtgataaaatataaaataaaataaaatattccaaaaatctaagtaaaaaaggaactttttcaatgggtatagttaaaatccattgaaaacatatagataagtcaatatacaaaatttgaggaagattggaggtgatttggaatgGTTTTGTAtgaaaatacataattaaatcgagttcaaaaattttttctgcgacacatgtatcaaacatgtatcacgcatgtatctcacacacaagtatacatgtgatatataattgatacaaatataatacatatgtgatacataaatgatacacagtgtgatacacatagcattttttttcatgttcagtttttacttcgaattttcaattcaaaccacctcaaaatttCACCAAATCgacccaaaactgagattcaagctccttaagatgtacccaatctattctaagaACACCactcaaaagaaagtaaaaatttgactttcttttgctacaaatagctaattggctaatattagtaatatttggctaatattagtaatattttatgaattggccaatttttgtaatgagctacttataaatggacataactGGTAATTTCCCTTTTATATTTTCCGCAAACAAAGACTAAATTTTTACGAACTAAATAACATTTAGGGCCCATTTGAAATTCTCGATCTTGGAACAAACCCAAATTTCTTCAACCGGGTGggatttaaaaaagaagaagaattaacctaaatagcagCACACTCAACCGTCTAAGCTAGAAATAATCTAGCATATGTATAATATATAGAGTATATATCATACGTGTATAATTTATATATCGACTTCTGACCGTCTATTGCAGCCAGTGCTGACTTCTTCCCCAAATCCAAATATTGCTTTAAtggttaattaaaaaaataaacgaAATATTTGGTGAAATACACTTATATTATATTCTATAACTGCCCTCTCTATTATCTCCTGCAAATTGGAGCCAGATATGGATCAATaaaagtttcttttcatttttagttTAATCCTGAGGAATGTCCTCAAATTTGTTTTGAGCAATGTTTAATTAGTTAGAGGAAAATACTCCTACTACTCTCTCTATATCCTCTTCTTTTTCAAATTTACTTTTCTGTATTTTTAAATAAAACACTGTTAAGTTTTTAACTTTCTGTTAGTCTAAAGGACTAAAATCACACGGTTAGATTAATTAAAGGTTTAATTTGCTTCAAATAATACAGGGATCAATACGAGAGTATTGCAATAATTTAGGGACTAAAAATGctgttttttaagaaaataaaggcaGTGAACCAGTGAATACGATTTCTAAATCCCAAAATCGGACGCCGTAATATTTTGACAAGAAAAGGCGCAACCAATGAATGATGTACGAATGTCACAGCAAACCAAATCACATTTAACAAATGCTAATTTTTGTAGTTTTGTTTTCCACTTAATTTATTCTCCCATCTATACTTTTTTGTATCTATTTTATTTGGATTAGATTTGTAGTGCCAATCCAACACAAatccttttttaaaaatattttttattattgttaattgaaatttctttttttttttacaatattCAATATTTTTATTGACAATAGTGTAACGAACAAATATAATTCATTGTGATAAATGAAGCGGAtctatttagttttattttatgttttaaattaattcGAAAATGTGAATGTGGGAGATTTCTTCCTTCAATGGTTTTTGGTTATCTTGTCTaatctctttatttatttttcttcggATTGGGTCTACACAATTTTTTCGATATTTTCTTCGGGTTGCTAACTCAACGATAGAGTACTCGACTTTTAAGTGCGGCTAGTCTCTTTACACATATGAATGAAGTGAGGGATACGTCCATACTCTCGGTAAAGTTTAAAAGACCACGACTGATCCTGAAAGAGAATGAATGGTAAAAATAGCATGTCGTATCAACGGAAAGTTTTGAGAATATTTTATTATTCCTAGATGGGTATAAAACCGTGTTAGGATTCTTGGAATGGAACAAAATAAAGTTGGGTTGAATGAATAAATGGATAGGGTTGCGGATTCAATAGAATAACCCGGTTGAAGCGTAATGATCATACGTCTGTAATGCATTGTATGTCCCATAATAGGTCTCATTCTTCTACTCTTACCCGGAAGTCGACAACTATTCATAGCTATTACCTTGACACCAAAGAAGAGTGAGAGCCAAAAAGGATCTTTTATGTATAATCCTGCATAATCTCGAATGTTATCAGTTCCGGTACGTAATAAGATGTATAAGAAGAAATTAATAAATGCGATGTATAAAGAGGAATTAGAAAATGCACTTTATATATCGTATTTGGCAGGCGATTATAGGCGTATTCTATGTTAATTCCGAATGCGattataaatgaattaaagaatGCATTTTATAACTCATAATTCTCAAATACGTTTTAAAATCCGACTTCATATAGTAATTTCATGTTTTTCCATCATCAAAATATTCCAACTTTTTATGCAATGGCCTGACCTATTCAAATTACACAGAGTTGACTTATCTATATTATAGCAAGTACAAGGTTATAGGTGAGAGAGGGTTCTTCTTCATTACATCTCGCTTCACGGCTGAGTTTTCCCATATTTTATAAGTTTAGGAAAGCAGAGAAAACTTTTAATTTATAAGTCATAATAACTATCAGTTTAAAATATGTAAAAGGCATATAAAAATATTGCGGTCAAAGAACAACTTTCAAAATTCGAAATAAATCATTCTTTTTGCGATGGAGTAGTATTACTTTGTATTCTACATCACCATCTAAGGAATAAGGATAATCTATTTTTCATCACAAGTGCATAAACAAGCTCAACAACAAGTGTTGATACTAAAGCACAAGTAGCCatgaaacaataaataattttctcAAGTTGGTAATAGTATCTAATGTTTTTGCCCGCCATTCAAGTAGTAGTTTCAAACATAATACCAATAGTAATCTATTTATGCTGTTTTGtagtctttctcacttttacagTTGGCCTCTTCAGTTCCTGTTAACATAACACAAAGCTAGCGTTTGGACTTAGATtgaattgaaacttgaaaaaagagtttttgaaattgtgttgaaaaataatttttgaaagttaaagttgtgtttggacatgcattttatttgaaaaaaaattgaagtttagtgagtaaaaaaaaaacaaagttcACACAAAAACTGCCCTAAACCAGTTTATATTAGTGCAAGGATAATTATAGTATAAGCATGCAAACTGGTGAAAATATAAgatatttaatttaataaatgaTCAGCTCCTGTAAAAAAAAATAAGGATAATGAAAGGGTATTGGTGATAAAATATTAGTAATTAATTCAAAATAAAGGCAATAAGTGAAAATAGTAGGTTgtgcttaattttattttattaacaaaCGAGAAGCACAAAAGCCAATATAAATTGTTGAATCGGAGTTTAAAGTGACAAACGTATATTACTGACATCACAAGTGACGAACCAAGTATAAAGAGCTTAAACAGAGTTTTCCTGTTGTAAGTAAAAATAACTAAAGAAATACACTAATCAAAACCATTTTCAACGAGCCTACTTTCTATTGGATGTAAGGCAACAACACAAGAAAAGGACCTTTTAAAAATGGACACAATAATAATTCATGTAATTTGGATTTGTGACTTTATAAACTTTTGGTGATTTGACGTTATATCCAATTATATTGACGTATGTTAATTTTTCACCTATAGGAAATTAGTACAGAAATTTCACAGTTGACTTTCTTATAATTTTATGTGACACAACCTGTAGCTCACATAAAATATTAACCGATTTGATATGAGAAACTTTTTTCTTGTATGGCCAAGAAAGATGAGCTTGAGCTAACCTAAACCTAATTAcagaaatatattaaaaataaccaATTTCTACACATTAGGTGCTATTTTTCAGCCCATCGATACGGAACCTGCCCCCACccctatcaaaaaaaaaaagaaaacaagaagacaaaagaattTATAAAGAAAGAGAATATATAGCTGAGTCTCGGAAAAATTTATTGACACGTAATATTTACGCCAAACTAATAAATATATTGTATGTGTTTTTAATGTACACTTTTATTATTTAACCATAGTTAATTAGTTTATACCGTAGCCTCAAATCATTTTAATCATGATAAATGAGACTGACCTGATATAAACACCAAATATGAGTAAGCTTTTTCCATTTAATTATCTCCCTCTTTAGTCTTTACCTACCCAATTTCAAAACATAACGTAGTCAGTCCAAATATATTAAGGGGGAATGTGCATTTGCTTGAAAAGTCTA
The sequence above is drawn from the Nicotiana tabacum cultivar K326 chromosome 13, ASM71507v2, whole genome shotgun sequence genome and encodes:
- the LOC142167987 gene encoding putative mitochondrial protein AtMg00710; translated protein: MLSHSCVSKDFWAEAINTAYYLVIRSPSTSIEFKTPFEVWSGSPADYSNLRIFGCPAYAHVRDGKLEPRAKKCIFLRYATGVKGYRLWCTDQKTPGLIISRDVTFNESASLDSQKEKAIAKTDHGVIDRIKLEI